The window CCTAACACGGCAGAAACATCATTTTATGGAATGATGGAAGCTGCTGAAGATGTTTTGAATCAGCAAAAAACGGCGGGTATTTTAGCAGGAAACGGTAAATTAACAAAAGAACAGGTTGTAGATATTTTATCTAAAAGACCTCGTTTTGAAAAAATTGCCATTAAAGATGCCAAACTAAGAACTTTTATTGCAGATGATAGCTCTAGAGATGATTTGGTTGAACATGTTTACGATATTACATACGGTGTTGTAAAGCCTACTGATAATTTAGTAATTATCGATGATAGTATTGTTCGTGGAACTACGTTAAAAAAGAGTATTATTAGAATTTTAGACAGATTAAAACCAAAGAAAATAGTTGTGGTTTCTTCTGCTCCTCAAATTAGATACCCAGATTGTTACGGAATTGATATGGCAAGAATTGGTGATTTTATTGCTTTTAAAGCAGCTTTAGAATTGTTAAAAGATACTAATCAATATGGAATTGTTGAAGAAGTTTATAAAAAAGCAATTGCACAAAGAGGTAAACCAGATAGTGAAATTGTAAACTTTGTAAAAGAAGTTTACGCACCCTTTACTAGGGAACAAATTTCTGCCAAGACAGCACAAATGTTAAAAACGGAAGATATAAATGCTGAAGTGGAAGTTATTTATCAATCGGTAGATAATTTACATGTAGCTTGTCCAGATAATTTAGGTGATTGGTATTTTACTGGAGATTATCCAACTGATGGTGGAAATAGAGTAGTAAACGAAGCGTTTATTAATTTTTATGAAGGAAATAATAAAAGAGCGTATTAATACACTCTTTATAAAATATAAAAATTGATTTCCATAATACTGTAAAATTTTAGTTAGTACTCAAATATACAGATTCTGTATTTAATGTAAAAAATCGTAAAATTAGCGGGTTTGCTAAAACTTTATAAGTAAGCGTATTAGTGATAGTAGCGGCATCCTTTTATGTGGTAACTTTTAAAAAAGTTACCACATAAAAGATATAGCGAATAGCACGACCCGCAGGGAAATACCCAAAAAAAGTTATTTAATTTTTAACGATTTACCGATTGCTTCTAGCTCAAAAATAAAATCGCGCTTGTTTACCGACGGCGCATAGGTAAATCCTTCAAAAACAATAAGTCTGTTGTTCTTTTTATCTACAATTGTGTAGTTGATGAATGGACCAGCCATAAAATCGTTTTTAACTTCCCATTTTCCACGAGTTTCGTAGGCTTTTTTACCATCAATTTCTGCATCAAAAGTAAATGGTGCATAAGCTTGTTCGGTTATCATATACATACCTTCATCGCTTCCTGGAATGTATTTTTCACCAATTGCATCTCTCATTTTAGTAATGTTTTCGGCAACTGTAGCTTCATCTTCTAAAGGTAAAGCATAAATTAAGATGTTATTGCTTCCGTCTCCTCGAGCAATTCCACTTTTTAAATGTTGGCGTAACCATAAAAATTCTCCTGTGTCATCTACCGTTTTAAATATTTTAGGAATTGTTAATGACAACCCTAAATTTTTAGTGGTTTTATATTTTGAATCATCAAGTTTATTTTTTGCAAAATGACGTTGCATTTTTTTAATGTCTAACGCTTGAAATGTTTTTATAATTTCTTTGCTTTTTTGTTGAATTACTTTAATAAAACCAGCTTCATCTTTAGCTGTTATAAACATAACAACTTGTGGTTTTGAGTATTTATTTTCTTTAATAGAGAAGCTTTCTTTGGCTCCTTTTTCTAAAACTAAGATAGATTTGCTGTTTCTCATAAAACTCGCAAAACCAGTTGGATCTACTTGTGTTACAGATAATATTGTTTCTGGCTGTGGTAAACCAACTTGGTGTTCTCCAAATACAGTTCTTAACTCGTCTCCTACTTTACCTTCCCAATCGTTTCCTTTTATTACTACTAAAATTTCATTAATAGTTCCTGTAGATGTTGGAAAAATAATATCTTCTTTTGATTGCTCGCAAGATGAAAATGCAAAAATCACTGTAAATAATAATATTAATTTTTTCATGATAGTTTTTCGTTTAGTTTGATGGTTAAAATCAAAAACTGTTCCGTTTTACATTCTTTTGGGATAAATATACAAACGTTGCCCAATCTTTAGTTTTGTGCTTCGCATATTATTCCATTGTTTTATTTTACTAACTCCTACACCAAATTTTTTGGCAATTTTACCTAAATAATCGCCGCTTTTTACTCTGTAAGTTGTGCGTTTATCCATTTCTAAGTACTTAGGTAATGGTTTTTCTCGCTTGCTATCATCATAAGCTGCCAAGGCATAAATTTCTTGTTCTTTGTCTAAGAAATCTACTAATTTGTTTCTTGGTAAACGAACTGAAAATGGCTTGTTTTTTACAAACGGAATTACATCCATTTTGTATTGCGGATTTAAAAAAGACAACACTTCATTTTCTACACCTGTTTTTTCTGAAATTTGATCAAAAGTAACTGTTCTTTTTACTTGAATTGTATCAGTTTGAAAGTTGTAAATATCTGGTGCTGTTGGATAAATTCCTAATTCGTCTGCATACGTAAAAATGTACATTG of the Tenacibaculum todarodis genome contains:
- a CDS encoding DUF4837 family protein, whose amino-acid sequence is MKKLILLFTVIFAFSSCEQSKEDIIFPTSTGTINEILVVIKGNDWEGKVGDELRTVFGEHQVGLPQPETILSVTQVDPTGFASFMRNSKSILVLEKGAKESFSIKENKYSKPQVVMFITAKDEAGFIKVIQQKSKEIIKTFQALDIKKMQRHFAKNKLDDSKYKTTKNLGLSLTIPKIFKTVDDTGEFLWLRQHLKSGIARGDGSNNILIYALPLEDEATVAENITKMRDAIGEKYIPGSDEGMYMITEQAYAPFTFDAEIDGKKAYETRGKWEVKNDFMAGPFINYTIVDKKNNRLIVFEGFTYAPSVNKRDFIFELEAIGKSLKIK